From Halorientalis litorea:
GGACGGCGTCGTTCGCGTCCTCGACGGCCCGGAGGACACCGCCGAAGAGCATGAACGGAACCAGCGCGACGAGGAGTCTGCGGTCAGTTCCGACCCTGAGCCGCCGTACCAACTGGAGGACGCCGACCAGCGCGAACAGGAGGACAATCATGTACCCCACCTCGGAGACGAGCGTGTAGCCCGGTTCGGCGACGACGAGGCCCTGCTCGACGGCGGCCTGACAGCTGCCCTCCGAGTACAGCAACTGTACGGTTCCGTCGTTCACGGCACAGAGAGCGTTGTGTGCGTCGGCGTAGACTGGTCCCCAGAAGTAGTGCCAGACGAACCCGCGATACACCTGCGCGGGGAAAAGGAGCGACCCGAGAGCGAGGACGGCGACGGCAGCCACGGCCGTCCCGACCCACGCCCGTCCGGCGTCGACTCGTTCTGTCACCTGCATACCCGAAGTCCCGTAATCCGGCCGTTTGACGTTTCCGGTCGTGTGCGCCGTCGGGACACCGCGGGGCAGGACAGCAGGGCGAGAGCCTACCGGTCACGAGAATGGGAAGCCGGTCCACGCACTGAGGCCGGAAACGGCGTCGTTCGAGTCGTAGTGTTGTTCGGCTGCTTCGAGTGCCTCGGTCGCGAGTATCCGGTTTTCGTCTGCCTTCGCGCTTGCGTGTCGTTCGAGGTCGTGGAGCGTCTGTTCGAGCGTCCGAGAGAGTAGCGACGTGTCGATAGCCTCGTCCCGCAGCCCCGTGATTTCGTCGGTGTTTCGGAGCAGCGTCGTCGACATCCCCGCGTTCGAGATGGCCGTGACCAACCTGTTGGCCGCCGCCCGGTACTGCTCGTCGCCGTACTTGTCGGCGGCCACGTCGGTCTTCCGGATTGCGGACTTGAGACGTTCCAGTGCCTCACCGAAATCTTCGAGCGTTCGGATGCCGTTGCCGAGCTGTCGAATTTTCGTCCGGTACATCTCCGCCGATATCTCTTCCATGGCCGCCATCATTTGCATGCTCGTGACGCGTTCGAGTGCTTCGTAGGCCGACTCCGCGTCGTCGACCTTCGACCGCAGACGCTGCCGGGCCATCCGGGCCTGTGGCTGTTGTTCGCTCAGCACTCGGCCTTTCATGAACTCGTACTCCTCGTAGGCGTCCGTGAGTGCCTCGTCGACCTGCGCTGCGTGTTCCAGAAAGGAGGCACACTGACCCAAAGCCATGATAATCGTCCGCTGCCCCATCGTGGCCGGGCCGCTTGCCATGTCGAGGATTTCCCGTGCCGAGTTAACCTCCCGCGTGACTGCGAGCGCGCTGAAATCCGCCGTCGCCGCGTTCACGTCGGTCAGCACGGCCCTCGCCCCTTCCTGCGAGGTGTAGGTCGTAATCGCGGACCGAAGCTGCGACCGCGCTCGCTCGATGAGGTCCGCTGCTCGCTCGTTCACTTCGATAGGGTCACCACCCTCGTCCAGTCCCTCCCCCTGTAGTTGGGTTCCACGCCCGTAGCTGAGGTCACCGCGGACGCCGATGTCATCCGCTATCTCGATGTCTTGGTCGATACCGATATCGTCGACCGGTTGGACATCGGCACCTCCGTCGACACCGAGGTCCCCCTGAACCCCGATGTCCTCGACCGGTTCGACGCCCGCAGGGATGCGCTGTTTCTCGTCGACAGCCTCCGCGGGGCCGGTGGTGGCCTGGTCGAGAGACCCACACCCCGCAAAGAGGGCCGAACCGATGGTCGCTAGCAGCGTTCGGCGGCGCATATTTGTGGCTTGTTTATACCATCTTACCAATCCATAAGAAGGGTTTGCCGGATTGAAACGGTACTTTTTAACTACGTGGCACTGTGCGGTCCTCCCTCTGCGTGTTCGTTGCGGGTATGTCAGAGAAGTTGCGAGGGAAGATCGCTCCGAACGGATCTTCCTGCACTGTTTTGCGAGGGGCCGTAGTGGCCAACAGTGCGAGGGAAGGGATTCGAACAACGCCGGGACGCGTCCCGCCTCGTTCAAACCCTCCTACGCAGGCCGAGCGTTCCCCGAGGGTCACGCTCAGGCATGCGAGGGAAGGGATTTGAACCCTTGGACCCCTACGGGAGCGGATCTTGAGTCCGCCGCCGTTTCCAGGCTTGGCTACCCTCGCACGCACCGACAGCTACACCCGGTCGGTTTGAATAACCTGCGTTTCGCCCGTGCAGTAATCTGGGTGGACGACGGCCAGCCACACCAAACCCCCCAAACTTCTAATAGGTTGTTAGCCAATGGTATTCGGACGAAGAGTGCCGTGGATAGCGACTATGTGCCCGAGCTGACGCCAGCCGCCATCGCTCTCGTCTACGCGCTCGTCAGCGGCAGTTGGATTCTCCTGTCGGACAGAATCGTCGACGCTCTTGTTCAGGACCCGAGTCTCCAAGCGTGGCTCCAAACGGTGAAAGGATGGGTGTTCGTCGTCGGGTCAGCCCTGCTCATCTACAGCCTCGTCTCGGTTCGGGAGGCCGAACTGGAGCGGACCACGGAGCAGTTACAGCAGGCCCTCCAGCAAACGTCGATTCTCCACCGTCTCCTCCGGCACAACCTCCGGAACGTCTGCGGCATCATCCGGGGGAACTTGGAGTACGTGGCGACCGACGGTGGGAGCGAACGCGTCGAGACAATCGAAGCGTCCATCGACCGGTTGGTGGAGATGAGTCGAAAGGCTACCGCGCTTCGGAACTTCACGCTCGAAGACAGCCGCAGGCCGTATCCCCACGACATGGTCACCGTCGTCGAAGACGCGGTCCAGTCGGCCCGCACAACCCATCCCGACGCGGAGTTTCACACGAACCTCCCGGACTCGGCGTGGGTGCAGACCTACGAACAGATAGATACGGCCGTCGGGGAGTTGCTCGACAACGCCGTGTGTCACAACGAAGACGGGGACACGACGGTGCGCGTCGGCGTGACGTACACGAGCGACGGACGCGTCCGCCTCGAAGTGAGCGACGATGGCCCCGGCATCCCGGAGATGGAGCGGGAGTTGTTGACCGCGGGCATCGAGAAGCCGATGCACCACTCGCAGGGCATCGGCCTGTGGTTGGTGCGGACCGTCGTCACCGAATCCGGCGGTGACCTCACCATCGTCGACAACGAGCCACAGGGGAGCGTCGTCGTCATCACGCTCCCGGCGGCCGACCCGCGGGACGGCACCACGGCGTGAGCGGCGGCCGACCCGCCGCCTCGTCCGACGGAATTACTCCCCTCCGAATCGAACGGGACGGTATGGACGACCACACCCGGGACCCGTCCGTCGGTCCGCCGACCGGAAACCCCACCGGTTGGCGCGCCGACGAGGAGCGGTGGGAACACGGGACGCTCCGACGGGCGACGGTCCACGGTGTCGCCCTCTACAACGCTGGCGAGTTCCACGAATCACACGACTGTTTCGAGGTCGAGTGGTACAACTACGGGAGCGGGACGGTCGAGAGCAAGTTCCTCCACGGGATGGTGCAGGTGGCGGCAGGGGCGTACAAGCACTTCGACTTCGAGAACGACGACGGGATGTGTAGCCTCTTCGAGACGGCGTTACAGTATCTCCACGGTGTTCCCAACGATTTCTACGGCGTCGACGTACTCGACGTGCGGACGCACCTGACGAACGCGTTGGGCGACCCGGCCGTGTTAGATGAGTGGCGGATCGAACTCGATGGCGACCGACCGGAAGCAGGACCAGCGGACTACGAGTACGCCGAGGCAGTAGAGTAGCGAGTCGTGCAGAGAGTGGTGGTGCCACACATCACACCTCATCGGAGTCGTCGTCACCGTCTGCGGAGGAGTCAGCGGCAGTTTCGTCGGTTGCGTCCCCGGGCGAAGTATTCGGTTCGAGGAGGTCGGACGTGTTGCCGTCCGTCGCATCTCGTTCCGATTGGACAGTCGTCCCGCCCGATCCGTCCAGTGGGTCCGCTCCCGTCGGGGCCGTATACGTGTACAGTATGTCCCCCACAATCACAGCGTACCGGTCGTCCGATTCGAGTACACGCCTGTCGCTGTCGATGGCGATGTCGACCAGTGCGGGTAGCGAGTTCGCGTGGACGACCGTCCGATTTCCGGGTGCCGGTATCTCAGCGGAGGATATCCACTCATCGAGGTCGGTCCGCGCACGCTCGAACTCCCGGCGCGCCGCTTCGCGTTCGGACACGGCCAGCCAATCACGACGGCTGAGAAGGGCGGTACCGACGATGCCCACCACCCCAACGAGGAGGGCCGCTGGCCCACCGTACAGCGCGAGCAGTGACGGCTCGATTGTTCGGGTTACTGTCTCGGTTGTCTGGTACGACTCACGGGATTGGACCGACGTGCTGACACGGTAGAAGCCGTCGCTCGGTGTGATTTCGATGCGGTCGGTACGGGTATCTGTGAACGATTCGCCCCCAAGAGTGGTCTCCACAGTAGTGTCGGCAACAATTAGTGCTTCAGTCCGGCCCGGACTGGCACCTAACTCCTCTCGAATCGCCTCGATACGTCTGAGAACCGCCGGAACGTTCACACTGGCCGTCGCCGACTCGGCGGTGCCGTCGGCGACTTCGACGCTGTCGAGAGTTGCGAGCGAGTCACGCGCTCGCCAGTGGACGATAGTCTGCTCGTCCTGTTGTTCGACTGCGCGAACGACCAGCGACAGGTCGACCGAGGCAGTCGCCGGTTCGCCGTCCGTGTTGTTGTGTGAGATTGTGTAACTACTGTCGAGTTCCGGTGAGACCGTCGTGAAGTAGAGCGGCCGGTTTTCCAAGCGGTTTCCAGAGGTGAAAACGTCGGTTTGACGCTGGACTATCGCAGTGTGTTCGAAATCACTCTGGACCGTCCACTTACCAGTGGTCTGTTCCTCGACGACGGTTTCTGGCCCGTCGACGTGTGCGTCGTAGGTAACGTACCCTCCGAGGAGTGCCACTACGGCGAAACCGAGGACGACCAGCGGGAGCCACCGTTTGAGGAAGGCGCGGGTGGACACGGAGAGCCGCGTGTCCGTCATCGTGTGCTACCCCGGACACAGAGTTGGTCGAACAGCACAGTCGTATCGGACAGTCGGGTTCGGGGCACTAGACCGTTCGGGTGCTGTCGTGGCCCCGAAATTGGATCTATATTCATGTCAGCAGTCCGTTCAGTAACCGTCGATAGGCACTCGCTTCATAGGTTCTCTATTCTGAACCGAATCGCGCCACCGGGTGCCGAGCTATTTTCTCGCTCGATTGTAATCAGTACGTCTTCGCCGCTCATGTCGACGGGACTGTCGAAGTACCGGGTTTCGAACCCGCGAACGTTCCATCGTGAGTCCTCGCCCGCCGGTTGGTCCGGGTCCGCAGGGAGCGGGATTGTCTCACCGATTTCGTAGCCGTCGAATCCCCCGTCTTCGATGTAGTCGGCGGAGGTTCCGCTCACTGCGGCCAGCAGGTCGGTGGTTCCGTTGTCGAAGTTGAATGCATCCGAGCTGGTCGTACTCTCGACGGTGAATTGGTCGAAGCCGACCTCGGTGCCAGCACCGAAGCTCTTGGCGTCGTTGTTCAGCAGGTTGAACGCGATACCGTCGTTGGTTCCCTTTGCGTCGAACGTTACCGCGGAGCCGCGGATGTACTCCAAGTCACCGGTGACGCCGTCGATAGTCAGCGTCTTGCTCCGTTCGGTTCCGTCGGGCGTCTCGAAGAAGAGCGTGACGTCGAGCGTGGTGCCGCCGATGTTCGTCTTACTGCCGATTTTGATGTCACTGACTTCTGTGCCACCCATTGTAATCGGCCCGCCGTCGTCCCTGAATCCGGTGACTTCCACCGTCGCGGTGTCGCCGGGTGCCAGCGTCTCGGTACTCCCGTTTGGCACTAAGTCAGCGCGGTCGCTCTGCCCCCCGTCGACGATGTCGTACGGTGGGCCGTTGTTCTGCTGGTTCTCGTAGTCGTGGTCGCCCCTGCTGTTAGGGTCGTACCCGCTCGTGACCCAGACGAACGTCTCCTTCTCGCTGGTGTTGTCGAGTCGGTCAGCGGCCGTGTTGGTACTCTCGACCCGGAGACCGGTGAATTCGATTTCTCTGGCCCGGTTGTTTACGATATCGAAGACGACATCCTGTTCGTATCGCCCTCGTTCACCGGTGCTTGCCGTGCCGCCGCTGTACTCCACGTCACCGCTTATTTCGGTCGTCGCGGTGTCGCTCGTGTCCTCGCTCGCGGCCGTCAGGTCGTACGTTCCCGGGGTGGCGTTAGCGGCACCCGTGTCCCATTCGAGTTGTATCTGTGTGGTCACGGCCGGCTTGAGCGCGACAGTCGTGCTATCGACTTGCCCCTGTCCAGCGACATCGAGTGTGACCGACTGTATGTCGCGCTGGTCGCCGGTGTTCGTGATTTCGGTGTCGACTGTGACAGTGTCACCCTCGTCGACGTAGTCGTCGGAAGCGGTGATTGTGACAGCGAAGTTCGCTTCCTGTGGGGTGTCGTCGCGGGACTGGAACTGGAGCCACGAAATCTTCGGATTGTAGGTTCCAGCCGGCGGCGTGATGTTCAACACATCGCCGGAGGCAACTTCGACGGTGAAATTGTAGGTTTCTGCGTTGTTGGTACGCTGGTTCTGCTGGTCGTCGAACTCGGGGTCGCGGAGCGGGACGACGGCGGCCCCGCCGTCGACGTCGAAGGAGTACTCGCTGTCGAGGTAATCCGGTTCGGAACACCGCATCCGCACGTCGTACCAGCCAGCCGGAAGGTCGAACTCCCAGAACCCGTCCTGTGAGGCGTCGTAGGGCGACGGGATTCGGCCGTCCGCGTTGAAGTGGATTAGCGTATCGTCCTCAGTTGTCGGGTCCGTGTTCCGTTCTCTCGTCGCGGCAGTCTGGTCGCGGTTCCAACCGTACTCAAGCGTCGACTCCGAGTCGAAGGCGTCCCGGAGCGCGAACTGGTTGCCAGCGTCGGGAACGAATCCGGCGGGCGTGCTGGTCCCGGACGGCTCGAAGTTGATGCAGTTCACGAGCGAGAGGTCGACTGTGCGCGTTGCGGTGATGTTCGTGGCCGAACCGGACGAACTCGATGCGAAGATATCGAGTTCGACCGAATCCATCTGCACCACACAGTCACTGTTCGCGCCGGTCGCTGTCGCAGTCACCGTCCCGGAACTTGCAGGAGCGAGCGAGCCGGGAGTACTGTCGACTGTCACGTCGAAAGCGAGAGCAGAGTTGTTTGCGACGCTCGCGGAGACTGTATCGAGCGTCTCACCGGTGTTGTTCGTCAGTCGGGCGATTTCTCGCGTTTCGGCCTCGAACGCCAGTTGATTCCCGAAGGTATTGATGCCGAGCAACGCGGTGCTACTCGGACCGTCTCCCGACGTGTCGACATTGGCCGGGCGGTCCGTCTCAGTCTCTGTGAAACTTCCGGACCCGGCGATA
This genomic window contains:
- a CDS encoding DUF309 domain-containing protein, producing MDDHTRDPSVGPPTGNPTGWRADEERWEHGTLRRATVHGVALYNAGEFHESHDCFEVEWYNYGSGTVESKFLHGMVQVAAGAYKHFDFENDDGMCSLFETALQYLHGVPNDFYGVDVLDVRTHLTNALGDPAVLDEWRIELDGDRPEAGPADYEYAEAVE
- a CDS encoding DUF5305 domain-containing protein — translated: MTDTRLSVSTRAFLKRWLPLVVLGFAVVALLGGYVTYDAHVDGPETVVEEQTTGKWTVQSDFEHTAIVQRQTDVFTSGNRLENRPLYFTTVSPELDSSYTISHNNTDGEPATASVDLSLVVRAVEQQDEQTIVHWRARDSLATLDSVEVADGTAESATASVNVPAVLRRIEAIREELGASPGRTEALIVADTTVETTLGGESFTDTRTDRIEITPSDGFYRVSTSVQSRESYQTTETVTRTIEPSLLALYGGPAALLVGVVGIVGTALLSRRDWLAVSEREAARREFERARTDLDEWISSAEIPAPGNRTVVHANSLPALVDIAIDSDRRVLESDDRYAVIVGDILYTYTAPTGADPLDGSGGTTVQSERDATDGNTSDLLEPNTSPGDATDETAADSSADGDDDSDEV
- a CDS encoding sensor histidine kinase, translated to MDSDYVPELTPAAIALVYALVSGSWILLSDRIVDALVQDPSLQAWLQTVKGWVFVVGSALLIYSLVSVREAELERTTEQLQQALQQTSILHRLLRHNLRNVCGIIRGNLEYVATDGGSERVETIEASIDRLVEMSRKATALRNFTLEDSRRPYPHDMVTVVEDAVQSARTTHPDAEFHTNLPDSAWVQTYEQIDTAVGELLDNAVCHNEDGDTTVRVGVTYTSDGRVRLEVSDDGPGIPEMERELLTAGIEKPMHHSQGIGLWLVRTVVTESGGDLTIVDNEPQGSVVVITLPAADPRDGTTA